In the Channa argus isolate prfri chromosome 6, Channa argus male v1.0, whole genome shotgun sequence genome, CACCAGGAAATCTATACAACTTtgcatattttgtcatttgtaattAGTTTGTGTTCCTCGGTGTGACTTTTATGTAGAAGCTGCGGATGTGACTTCATCAGAGGTCAACAGGAAGTAAAAAGTTGCATAGCGTCACTGAGGATTCTTGGTGTAGCCTGTGGAAAACCTGTGGATTATAAAGCTCATCTTTGTGTTATCAGATTTTTAGATAATTATTGTATAAAGCacctaaaacatatttactccTTCAGTACTGCTTTGTGAAACTagcctttgtctttttgttttatatttctaaTATTTGGATTTGTCTGGTTAAGCCATTATTCACTCCAGTTCTATCATTATGTATACTGTTGTGTCAGTTTTTTCAGAAGAATGTACTAGTGCAGCAGCTATAAACtgtatttgaagtttttatgggtttgtttttcttttagaataACACTGACTTCTGGTCACTGTAATTCTtcaattaatttcttttttaaaacatgtccaaaaaaatgtgaaaaaaagatttatacCTAGTAATTTGAATGAAAGATGAATTGCATACAGTAGGCATTCACCCCATTTAAAGTAGCTCACCTAATTCATCACAGATGCAGCCAATTGGGTTTAGAGGGTATACAGCAGGTTCAATAGAGATCACCTGAGTAcattgaatgtgtttaaagtattGACGTGGAGTACACCTctatctggaaggtccagttactggtgaatcaaTATCCTGACCAGACTctacaccatgaagacaaaacaagGCAAAATTATTAACCCATTTATCTTGTGAATAAGGAAAATGGAAGTGCGTCCAAATCTGCCATCCTCAAAGACTGACTAGAAGACAAGTGAGTGAGGCCAACATGACACATATGATTCCTCTGATAGAGTTACTGTACATAGATGGAAGAGACTGTACATGCAGGCGTTGGCCAGGTTCTGCAGCAGTTAAAGCTTTATGGGATAGTGGCAATAGAATAAAAGGTCAAATTGATCTCAGCTAGTTTGTCCAAAGGTATATGAGAGACTCGAGTGCAAAAAGTTTTGGTTTGATGAAACCAAATCCGGTCTTTGTTACCATCAGACTAGACATTATGTCAGGTAAAAACTCTTTTTCATAGTGTCATAACATAAcatcattaaatgttttcttctgtctgaGCAGCAGTCAAAGATATAACATTTACAATgacataaaatgtaacaaagaagaaaataaaaaagcttttcactAATGTTGGGCATTTTCACTTGAATGTGTGCAATATTACTGCTTCTAAAAATAGTTAACATTGAGTTTAGAAGCTTATTCATTAATTAACTAATTGTAAATTCTAAATCATAATCTGGGGACTGATTTGTTTTGTCAAAGTGTTTCGTTCAGAGGTTGACCTAATTTCCTCTACTTTAATTAGGGAATCTAGCTAAAATACCAAATACAACATGTATTATCATAGGACTGTTGTTTAAAGTCGTAAATAAAGCATTCTGTTTGTTGCTGTTACTTCACTGTGTCCAACACTGTGAAGAACTGATGAACaaccgtaaaaaaaaaaaaccctgatctACCTGTGATCAATAATTCCCTGACgtaaaaaacacagacacgaAAACAGCATTAGACCTCTATGACTTCACCAGGGACACAGTGAGGAGAGAAGATGTACAGTAACATCAGGCTTTTCAAACCAGTGGTAACCTTTTAGCAGTCACTTGTTAATCCCTCTGCCACTGGGTATAAAGGAAAAAGTGAGAGGAGGgggagcagagaggaaaaaatacaGGGTGAAAAAAGAAGGCAGCTATGACAAAAAGATCCTTCTACCTAGTGGCAGAGAGTGAATAgagagcagaaagagaaagaggtaCAACATCACAGGAAGAAGTGGACAGTGGGGGGGGGAAGAAGACAAGACatgaaaagagaagacaaaattGGAAATACAAGGGGAGAGGAGTGATGGCAACAGATGATTCTTCTGCTCTGACAGAGGTGCACTCCTGTAATCTCTTGTCGTGGCGTTAGAGTGGCTGGAGGGCCACTTGAGAACCACCCCCCCCTCCAACCACCTGTGATTCACTCTCCTAATGCTTTCAAAGGAGTAGCCACTGTGCGAGTTGTGCATGAAGGACCTCAGCCAAGTCCTTTGAACTACTACTTTTAAGCCCATTGGTTTCCTAAAGGCTACTTCCAACTGCTTCTATACATGTTGCTATTGTGCTATTCATTAATAAACTATGTAACGGATTAAAAACGAAACAACTTGgtgctgaaaatataaaaaaagacatcacaaaactgaaatacattttctgtatttatatttaaaaccaaCATATGAACTGCACGGGAtgtattttggaaaatgtgaataaagCTGCCTGCATCTGAAACAAACTGAGAATAAAAGAGTTTGGCAGAAGGCCTTTTTATAGGAAACTGATCAGTaggaaaaaacactgcagactgCTTCCTACgcagtttttctgtttgaaatgttGTCTTATAAAATTCTTTGAAAGCATGAGAAGTCGTAGGTAAACTccatgctgctgtttgtctttggGACACGTTCTCCTAAATGACTGAGTAGGTCTTCAGTCAGGTTCATTTAGGGAATATGTGCAAGAAAGATAATCTTTTCTGGAATCTTGGtagctgtttttctgtctctatacCCGTCTTCAAACAGACTCACTTCAAAGAGCCagttctcttcttcttcctcatctaGATGCATCTTGGTCTGGCGCAATACCCGGCCCAGTGTAAGCGGCTCGGTGGACAGGTGAAACTCCACCCTCTGCAGGTTGAAGCCCAGACCTGTGCCGATGGCTTTGATGAAGCTCTCTTTCAAGGCCTGgatggagagggaggaaaaTTGATCAGTTAACACaggcacacaacacaaaaaggagatttaattaattcagacaaagcagtgtgtgtgcttCATTGTGTTGCGTATTTTGGCTGTGCAGcacaaaaacttaaaaccaaAGCAGATGGGAATCAGGGTTCACATATATAACACTGTGTGTATACAgggactttgtgtgtgtttgtgtatgtgtgtgcgagAATATGTGCGTCCAGCCAAAACCAACCCTGCTCGGCAGCCAATGAGCCACAATAAGAGTATTACAAGGCTAATCGCTATGGCAACCATCGAGCTCTGCCATTAGTCAACAGTGTGGTGATGATATCAGAGCTTGACGTCTCTGTGCCACCCTCTAAATCTCACATCTTTACTTAGCACCATAGTTGCTGTCtgaccatctgtgtgtgtgtttgtgtctgcaagaaagaaaatcagTGGAAAAAAATCGACAAAATTGAAAGCAGTTGCAGAAAGCACTTATTCCAATTGTCTTTTAAATTTGTGAATCCCTTTGTAATTGTACTTAAAAAAGTGCTGTATGAATAAATTTTATTatcttattattgttgttttgggTGTCTGTGAGAACATAAGGCAGTTAAAGCAGAACAGATTGTGAGGAAAAAgacatgaaattaaaacatgtgCAAAATGTCCAAATGCCTGTGTGTCTCAAAGAACACTGGCAACGttattttcttcctctgttttcttctgtctctctcacacacacacacaaaaacaccaccCACGGGGCCTAGCAGCAACGCAATGTGATGACAGGGTAGTATGGTTGTCATGGTTACCCAGTGGCGGTAAAACGCGGCAAGCTGCTGGTGCTCTGAGCCGGCTGACTGGATAATGCTCCACTCGTACGCTGTAAACTGACGAGTCATGATGCGGAAGAACTCTGACACAGAGCTGCTACCTGGAAGGAGGAACATGGAAGAGATATGAAGGCAGAAAGGGAAGAAATAAGGACATGAAAAGTAGGAGGGAGACATAAGACCACAAGCAGAACGTGTTTATGTGGGAGTAACAGTTGGTGGTGTATGTGTAGTGAGTTtcaaagaaacagtttttgAAATTAATGTGATCTGTTTCCTCACTTAAAAACATCTTATAACAGAATGTGGTTATGACACACAAATGTGCGGTTCTTACCATATTTGCAAGGACACTTTTGAATTTGATCTAATACATTGTCTAGCATCTTATTATAACAGACTGTATAACCCCAACCCAAACTCTTAACCCCAAACCTAGAAGTAAAACCGAACCTAAACTCTCAAACAGCCTTTTGAAGTTGTGAGTACAGGACTCCTCACAATGTTGACATGTCCtcattgaaaaagaaacaaactacaatcactgcacaaacacacagccctaAACATTTGCACAACCAAGCAGCTTCGGCCATAATGGTGATGCGGCCTAGTGATGTACACCTTTCAGGCAAACAGTGACACCTTGTGGAGAAATTGAggaatatatttgtgtgtgtgtttatatgtatacaaacacacacacacacacacacaacatttgatACAAAGACTATTTATACTAACAGATTTGGCCAGTTATGGATTAATTATCACTAGTGTGCAATAGTGGAAATGACAGCTGACAGATTTAGATAGTTTTATGCATATGCTTTACTATGATTCACAAAGCAGCACTGTGATGAGTTCAACCAaggtttcaaattaaaatgtaaatttcattAGAGATTACAGAATATCCTAAGGCTTTTTGTCAGAATCATTTTGTTTCCTACATTCTACAAAACCTGACATAAAATTGCCCTGGTGAACAGTTACAAATATCTTGGGACCGTCATTGATAGTAAATTGTGATTTGAAgaacaaattagaaaaatgtctgtggatCTAAAATGATTTGTGGTCGTTTGGAAACCTCTGCTTGTCCAGTAAAAACAGACTTAATAATCTTCGtactgtgtaaaagaaaaatgaggtAGGACAAGGTCAGCTCTCTAGCATCTTTAAAAAGCATGTCTATAGCAAGACTGAGGCTAATCTGGCTTGTCCAGTTTGAGTTAATTCCATCTAAACGTCATTTTAGGGTTGCTGCTGCAAGGACCAACAGTATTAAatctctctttgtttcagtgGTGACTTAGACTATGTCTAAGTCTGATGCCAAAACTGTTCAACCTATTCAGTCATAACGTTTATCCAACCTGAGCTAGATTTTACTTAAATGAAGACagtgttgaaaaataaaatggagcaaagacaaaatgtttatgGTAACAAgagagaaaattattttaaaaaaataaaattctttgaCAAAGTCACCATCATCCAGTCTCTCTATTTTCTTCCCACAGATGTCTGAAATCTAAtcttccttttgtctttttccctcAGGCAAAATTTTGTAGAGTTTTCCTGAACGAAAAACAGCTGATTtgaaaaaattacaaatccATGCCACACTTGCATCTGAGCTTGATCCTTCAACTCTAAGAAGGACTTACTTATATTCTTGAACTGCATGTGtttctatatttgttttaaatttttgcttAATTTCAgtcaaaaactgtaaacattttgtaattttaaatatataatcaatagactaaaatgtaaattttatctGCAAATACTGATTCATCTATTGCTACATATGCATGTGTTAAGCTCAGCATTTACCTGGCATGGTGGTCTTCATGATGTCCACTCCCACCTGCACCCCCTGCTCTGCAGCAAGCACAGCATAATCTCCCTGGTGGGAGACGTTGAAATTCCAGGCCTGGCCATTATCCAAACTGGCCTGGGAGTAGGCAGCAAGAAGAGAGAtcaaatatgtaataaaaaaagcacaatattttttatcatatgacaataaacataGGAatacaaaatgttcaaaaaacaataactaGTGAGAAATTGAACAATTATATTGAGTAAGTAAATAAACTGACTTGTACAAAAGGTTTACAGACATATTTCTTATAGCtattaacaattaaataaatatttattaataacattttattgggATGTCAAAaatttggtttaatttttttaatcagtgtgaTCATAATTTTTGTAAAAGGAGGAGCTGGAACAATGCAAtaacaatgcaataaaacaaatgctaaattaaGGATAAAGTACTACAGTGAAcgtgattaaaaacacatggcaaataTAAGGTCagaaatatgtatatgtattattaatatgtttaatgtGTATTCCTCCCTTGACATACTGCAGTTGTTTTTGTGAAACAGAAGACAAGCAACTGCCCCTAGAAACACTCTGCACGAAAATGACGTGTTATAAACCTTCAGTGGCGCTGCGAGGTAAGGTTTCCCTCTGGGTGATCGCTCCAGTCTGATCTCTGACCAGGGGATGGCCATCCTTTCACACACGAACTTCCTAAGCAACAACCTGCCAGCCTGATGGGTGACACAGAGACAACCTGTTACACACCATCAAATAAGGAGTGAGAAAAAAGAAGTTATCGCTATTAATCACCATGCACAAAGTAACACGGAATTTGCAGCCGACTCACCATGGCGGATTTAGCATCCTTGGCGAACATATACTGTCCGATCCTGTCTTTCTCCTCCGTTTGGACACAGCGAGTAGCGAACAGCCAGTCCGACCTGCTTGGTGTCCATGACCCACAACGAAAAGCCCATCGCACAGACCCCATCTCCTCAACTCTGTTTAAACCCGTTATCCAGACTTGTCCACAACTTCAGTTACAACttcagctaacgttagcatcaCACGTTAGTATTAAGGGGTTTTCCAAACAACAAAACTCAGAAAATGTTAATCTTATAGCTCACGCATCCAGACCGTCACagtgaagacacacagctttaatTAAGCGTGGCTTGTTACCTAAACTACTGAAACATcgtctgtgtttacattttgaatatGACAGAAGTGCACATGCCCAAAAGAGCTAGGCGAGATTCGATGTCGTCATAAGTGGGCGCGGTGAAGGATTGACCAATGGGAGCGAGTGAAACGATGCGCCAACGACGCTGCATTCAAATGCTTACAGGATATTACATACGCATGGACAAAGCTTGTTGCAGAGGTTTGAAATACTGAGTGCAATAACGCATTTAAGTCGGCTGTGATGTGACATTTCAAAGAAAGGTGTATAGAGACAAACGTAGAGTACATCAGATGTACATCAGATGCACATCAGATCCGGGTACGTCCGGGTAAATGTTCCTCCTTTAATTTGCGTTGTTTGTTGCGTTGTgtgatttgtaaataaaaacacatttaagacCGCTTTGTGCTTTTCCATGacacacatttataaattaatatacaTGTTTTACCTAAGGCTGCATCGCATTTAcaacataaatatatacataaatatgaaCTGTTTAACCAAGCCTGCGTGGTAATGACGCCGCTAATCTAAAAGGGGTAAGATTTCGAGGCGCCATGAAAGCAGCGTTAAAATTGCATTTCTACGTTGTTGTTTTCATCGTCGCATATTTTTCTTCCCAAGGTGAGTTGCTTTTAGAGGATATTACAGATAATGTTTTATTAGAGCTAGAGCTAGAGTTAGTGACACAAGACAACAATGCATTTCTGGTTGTGATGATGGAAATACGTGCACGTCTTGTTAAAGAAATATCTCATACATGCTGATAGTATAATCTAAATGTATCTGCTATAATCTACTTTTTGTCCAAATAACTAACTAAATATACCTATTATTAAAGTCTTTGTGTACACTCAaaatgttggtgtttttttttttttgtattagatATCGTCGAGTGTATTGCATCTAGTATAAACCAAACAGGATACCACGTTGACTGCTAAATTTGcaggattatttttatttaattttttttgctgataAAGGTAATAGAGGCATATATCAGGGCTACAGGGATACAGGGCTATTTGACATGCACAGTTTTTGATTCATGTGTACatgtcataattttttttatactaaCCAACATCTGGATGTTATATCTAAACGAAATGTCTACTTTTAGATAAATATATGCCTCTGTGGATTCCTCCATAAGAATGTTAGTCTTTTTCTTACCAAATAAGCACATCATGCTAACTACACTCTGTTTTACCATCAGGCTCTTTCAGCTCGTGGTGGGTCTGGCTGTGTAAGCTCACCTGCAGGACCTGTGCAGCTACACACATACCTGTTCACCTGATATCTCCATAAATCCATGTCTCACGTTTCATTACACAAGGTGAACCTCTAGAGTAACGGCTGGGATCAGTCCCCCGAGTGGAAAACTTCACAGGGACcatcagagacacagaggaatTCCTTTCTGATGAAAATTGCTTTGCTTCTGAAGAAAAACTACAGTGTTAGCCATGGACTAACTACTGGAACATACTTCTCTCCATCTGAGGACTGAGTCTCTGCAGTACTCTGACGTGTCATCTGTCTTTCTAACCTTGCTTCTGTTGTTATT is a window encoding:
- the aasdhppt gene encoding L-aminoadipate-semialdehyde dehydrogenase-phosphopantetheinyl transferase isoform X2, giving the protein MGSVRWAFRCGSWTPSRSDWLFATRCVQTEEKDRIGQYMFAKDAKSAMAGRLLLRKFVCERMAIPWSEIRLERSPRGKPYLAAPLKASLDNGQAWNFNVSHQGDYAVLAAEQGVQVGVDIMKTTMPGSSSVSEFFRIMTRQFTAYEWSIIQSAGSEHQQLAAFYRHWALKESFIKAIGTGLGFNLQRVEFHLSTEPLTLGRVLRQTKMHLDEEEEENWLFEESLLDADHHIAVALGLADIPGPSLPS
- the aasdhppt gene encoding L-aminoadipate-semialdehyde dehydrogenase-phosphopantetheinyl transferase isoform X1, producing the protein MGSVRWAFRCGSWTPSRSDWLFATRCVQTEEKDRIGQYMFAKDAKSAMAGRLLLRKFVCERMAIPWSEIRLERSPRGKPYLAAPLKASLDNGQAWNFNVSHQGDYAVLAAEQGVQVGVDIMKTTMPGSSSVSEFFRIMTRQFTAYEWSIIQSAGSEHQQLAAFYRHWALKESFIKAIGTGLGFNLQRVEFHLSTEPLTLGRVLRQTKMHLDEEEEENWLFEESLLDADHHIAVALGLADIPGPSPPSLPPPATFTLLTFSDLIASASPLTEEDPAVWENFKLKDEAPQRQRETHTST